A section of the Apostichopus japonicus isolate 1M-3 chromosome 1, ASM3797524v1, whole genome shotgun sequence genome encodes:
- the LOC139958711 gene encoding uncharacterized protein isoform X2 — MSSYVLQRMFPPLLNTLSDGERNQKNSFLVKETIFGSKFLCQETRLVLYGPNPSDNAALLFQCAVSFAMEGNTVLFITQEKLMSLPIAVEGSQKPDPRLMKQIIIKYIQLIQHQILSFWITWTFTYLILRAKTEPLSASLVPTCVLASISTSASGSFIPSMDVYKKFFPFTFTLTDLEDANNLKQLQCWIVDEELPQYVITVEVTDTIRIKDVMKGSELDADWSQAYDSVT, encoded by the exons ATGTCTTCCTATGTTTTACAGCGAATGTTTCCTCCGTTACTTAATACATTGTCTGATGGTGAACGTAACCAGAAAAATAGTTTTTTGGTGAAAGAAACAATATTTGGATCAAAATTCCTATGTCAAGAGACCAGACTGGTGCTATATGGGCCAAATCCAAG tGATAATGCAGCCTTGCTATTCCAGTGTGCTGTTTCTTTTGCCATGGAAGGCAATACAGTGTTGTTTATTACGCAAGAGAAATTGATGTCCTTACCGATTGCTGTCGAGGGATCCCAGAAACCAGACCCTAGACTTATGAAACAGATTATTATCAA ATACATTCAGCTAATCCAGCACCAGATATTATCATTTTGGATAACCTGGACTTTTACATATCTAATCCTAAG AGCCAAGACTGAGCCACTGAGTGCATCATTAGTACCTACCTGCGTACTCGCATCAATCTCTACGTCAGCCAGTGGTTCTTTCATTCCGTCAATGGACGTTTACAAGAAGTTCTTCCCTTTTACTTTTACTCTAACAG ACCTAGAGGATGCTAACAACCTGAAGCAGCTTCAGTGCTGGATTGTAGATGAAGAATTACCACAATATGTAATCACTGTGGAGGTAACGGATACCATCAGAATTAAGGATGTTATGAAAGGATCAGAGCTGGATGCTGATTGGTCACAAGCATATGATTCAGTCACATGA
- the LOC139985134 gene encoding uncharacterized protein isoform X2 — protein MQSFGCLVFMPRYNFETKMACPSHWKDIEDKFFECSICLDLFKEPKLLPCLHRFCKQCLEPILEGKVGTFECPLCKDVCKITNNRIDGFKTDFHMKSMLQFIQLQKTFENREERECIGCEEKLKVTAYCFMCKEFLCVQCYQFHLTKKIFAKHQKHVLGLNDLERKSLTQEKLASLMEAPRCHTHTEHMAQLCCCTCGNLPVCVTCTYGKHKGHDLQDVANVSKEEREKLQKRLEELEKRKENVPSLTNKINKVNAELTSIVTDAKSKWKMQYEDQTRKLKNKKEKEKREFNRFKTVLEERSRKELKELETEMEEKIRIIREDYDRMIKIKLRESKEKEDTKQNELENRELRIDEIMNKLDAVMNERNKTIEEQQQRKLRETQNLSDLCNQWVNKFENLSTIASSVLESHNHWTDAQCIPDIRAASEPLVEDIMKDFPEMESLSDITMDDLPMLCIDRVNISDNVESVVDVDVMKGNEFCLTGITSTGSGYIVVSGRLSRVHSFITVINRQGCQIRHDKIDEVIGSSLYPNRYCAALSRDKIASVCTSNQVVVYNIHDGSFTQNNITSLFDDIKTMKTKVGTCITTDPIHGHIIVGTYIGSLFIFDEEFKFIRALKLPEVIKWSRDILYHEGVLLICDLESRCAYAVTMDTSKAEAELLYKLPKPDIDGKTWYPCSICADRAGFVYILWSLDVQCTGQGIITQYSQDGQQLLTTKRTEDTARCMTTLMTEEGEKLLVATTRSGKMLCYGLTPE, from the exons ATGCAGTCAtttggttgtttggttttcatgcccag ATATAATTTCGAGACAAAAATGGCCTGCCCATCGCATTGGAAAGACATCGAAGATAAATTCTTtgaatgttcaatttgtttggatCTGTTTAAAGAACCGAAACTATTACCATGTCTGCATAGATTTTGTAAACAATGTCTGGAACCTATACTAGAAGGCAAAGTTGGTACATTTGAATGTCCTCTTTGTAAAGATGTCtgtaaaataacaaacaataggatagatggattcaagactgacttccatatgaaaagtatgctgcagtttattcagctacagaaaacatttgaaaacagagaagagagagaatgtATTGGCTGTGAAGAGAAGTTAAAGGTTACAGCGTACTGTTTTATGTGTAAAGAATTTCTTTGTGTCCAgtgttatcaatttcatttgacCAAGAAGATATTTGCCAAACATCAGAAACACGTATTAGGTCTGAATGATCTTGAGAGAAAAAGTCTCACACAAGAAAAACTTGCATCATTGATGGAAGCCCCTAGGTGCCATACTCACACAGAACACATGGCTCAGTTGTGTTGTTGTACTTGTGGAAATCTCCCTGTCTGTGTAACATGTACGTATGGaaaacacaaaggtcatgacctaCAAGACGTTGCGAATGTGtcgaaagaagaaagagagaagttGCAGAAGAGATTGGAAGAACTTGAAAAACGGAAAGAAAATGTACCCAGCTTAACTAATAAGATAAACAAGGTAAATGCAGAACTTACATCAATCGTTACAGATGCAaaatcaaaatggaaaatgCAGTACGAAGATCAGACCAGGAAGTTAAAgaataagaaagagaaagaaaagagagaattcAACAGATTCAAAACAGTTCTTGAAGAAAGGAGTAGAAAAGAATTGAAAgaattagaaacagaaatggaagAGAAAATTAGAATAATAAGAGAAGATTACGACAGgatgataaaaattaaacttagagaatcaaaagagaaagaggaTACGAAACAAAATGAACTAGAAAACAGAGAATTAAGGATTGACGAAATAATGAACAAACTTGATGCAGTAatgaatgagagaaataaaacaatagaagaaCAACAGCAACGCAAGCTTAGAGAAACACAAAACTTATCAGATCTTTGTAACCAATGGGTCaacaagtttgaaaatttgtctACTATAGCTTCGAGTGTCCTTGAATCGCATAACCACTGGACAGACGCACAGTGTATTCCTGATATAAGAGCTGCGAGCGAACCCCTAGTTGAGGATATAATGAAAGACTTTCCAGAAATGGAATCATTATCTGATATAACAATGGATGATTTACCAATGTTGTGTATTGATAGAGTAAATATATCGGATAATGTAGAatctgttgttgatgttgatgtgaTGAAAGGTAATGAGTTTTGTTTAACTGGTATAACAAGTACCGGATCTGGTTACATCGTCGTCTCTGGGAGATTATCACGTGTCCATTCATTTATCACTGTCATAAACAGACAAGGGTGTCAGATTCGCCATGACAAGATAGATGAAGTCATAGGGAGCTCTCTTTATCCCAATCGTTACTGTGCTGCTTTATCACGTGATAAGATAGCTTCGGTTTGTACATCCAATCAGgttgttgtttataatattcACGATGGGTcctttactcaaaataatatCACGTCCctctttgatgacatcaaaacGATGAAGACGAAGGTTGGAACTTGTATAACTACTGATCCTATACATGGCCACATCATTGTAGGTACATATATTGGATCGCTATTCATATTTGATGAAGAATTTAAGTTCATTCGAGCTCTGAAGCTGCCAGAGGTTATAAAATGGTCAAGAGATATCCTTTATCATGAAGGCGTTTTGCTGATATGCGATTTAGAGAGTAGATGTGCATACGCTGTAACCATGGATACATCTAAAGCAGAGGCAGAGTTACTTTACAAGCTTCCGAAACCAGATATTGACGGAAAGACTTGGTATCCTTGCAGTATATGTGCAGATAGGGCAGGTTTTGTATACATCTTGTGGTCATTGGATGTCCAGTGTACTGGCCAAGGTATCATTACACAGTACAGTCAAGATGGTCAGCAGTTGTTGACAACCAAACGGACAGAAGATACAGCACGGTGTATGACAACATTGATGACAGAGGAGGGAGAAAAGCTACTTGTAGCTACAACACGGTCGGGGAAGATGCTTTGTTATGGTCTG ACACCAGAATAA
- the LOC139985134 gene encoding uncharacterized protein isoform X4: MACPSHWKDIEDKFFECSICLDLFKEPKLLPCLHRFCKQCLEPILEGKVGTFECPLCKDVCKITNNRIDGFKTDFHMKSMLQFIQLQKTFENREERECIGCEEKLKVTAYCFMCKEFLCVQCYQFHLTKKIFAKHQKHVLGLNDLERKSLTQEKLASLMEAPRCHTHTEHMAQLCCCTCGNLPVCVTCTYGKHKGHDLQDVANVSKEEREKLQKRLEELEKRKENVPSLTNKINKVNAELTSIVTDAKSKWKMQYEDQTRKLKNKKEKEKREFNRFKTVLEERSRKELKELETEMEEKIRIIREDYDRMIKIKLRESKEKEDTKQNELENRELRIDEIMNKLDAVMNERNKTIEEQQQRKLRETQNLSDLCNQWVNKFENLSTIASSVLESHNHWTDAQCIPDIRAASEPLVEDIMKDFPEMESLSDITMDDLPMLCIDRVNISDNVESVVDVDVMKGNEFCLTGITSTGSGYIVVSGRLSRVHSFITVINRQGCQIRHDKIDEVIGSSLYPNRYCAALSRDKIASVCTSNQVVVYNIHDGSFTQNNITSLFDDIKTMKTKVGTCITTDPIHGHIIVGTYIGSLFIFDEEFKFIRALKLPEVIKWSRDILYHEGVLLICDLESRCAYAVTMDTSKAEAELLYKLPKPDIDGKTWYPCSICADRAGFVYILWSLDVQCTGQGIITQYSQDGQQLLTTKRTEDTARCMTTLMTEEGEKLLVATTRSGKMLCYGLTPE; encoded by the exons ATGGCCTGCCCATCGCATTGGAAAGACATCGAAGATAAATTCTTtgaatgttcaatttgtttggatCTGTTTAAAGAACCGAAACTATTACCATGTCTGCATAGATTTTGTAAACAATGTCTGGAACCTATACTAGAAGGCAAAGTTGGTACATTTGAATGTCCTCTTTGTAAAGATGTCtgtaaaataacaaacaataggatagatggattcaagactgacttccatatgaaaagtatgctgcagtttattcagctacagaaaacatttgaaaacagagaagagagagaatgtATTGGCTGTGAAGAGAAGTTAAAGGTTACAGCGTACTGTTTTATGTGTAAAGAATTTCTTTGTGTCCAgtgttatcaatttcatttgacCAAGAAGATATTTGCCAAACATCAGAAACACGTATTAGGTCTGAATGATCTTGAGAGAAAAAGTCTCACACAAGAAAAACTTGCATCATTGATGGAAGCCCCTAGGTGCCATACTCACACAGAACACATGGCTCAGTTGTGTTGTTGTACTTGTGGAAATCTCCCTGTCTGTGTAACATGTACGTATGGaaaacacaaaggtcatgacctaCAAGACGTTGCGAATGTGtcgaaagaagaaagagagaagttGCAGAAGAGATTGGAAGAACTTGAAAAACGGAAAGAAAATGTACCCAGCTTAACTAATAAGATAAACAAGGTAAATGCAGAACTTACATCAATCGTTACAGATGCAaaatcaaaatggaaaatgCAGTACGAAGATCAGACCAGGAAGTTAAAgaataagaaagagaaagaaaagagagaattcAACAGATTCAAAACAGTTCTTGAAGAAAGGAGTAGAAAAGAATTGAAAgaattagaaacagaaatggaagAGAAAATTAGAATAATAAGAGAAGATTACGACAGgatgataaaaattaaacttagagaatcaaaagagaaagaggaTACGAAACAAAATGAACTAGAAAACAGAGAATTAAGGATTGACGAAATAATGAACAAACTTGATGCAGTAatgaatgagagaaataaaacaatagaagaaCAACAGCAACGCAAGCTTAGAGAAACACAAAACTTATCAGATCTTTGTAACCAATGGGTCaacaagtttgaaaatttgtctACTATAGCTTCGAGTGTCCTTGAATCGCATAACCACTGGACAGACGCACAGTGTATTCCTGATATAAGAGCTGCGAGCGAACCCCTAGTTGAGGATATAATGAAAGACTTTCCAGAAATGGAATCATTATCTGATATAACAATGGATGATTTACCAATGTTGTGTATTGATAGAGTAAATATATCGGATAATGTAGAatctgttgttgatgttgatgtgaTGAAAGGTAATGAGTTTTGTTTAACTGGTATAACAAGTACCGGATCTGGTTACATCGTCGTCTCTGGGAGATTATCACGTGTCCATTCATTTATCACTGTCATAAACAGACAAGGGTGTCAGATTCGCCATGACAAGATAGATGAAGTCATAGGGAGCTCTCTTTATCCCAATCGTTACTGTGCTGCTTTATCACGTGATAAGATAGCTTCGGTTTGTACATCCAATCAGgttgttgtttataatattcACGATGGGTcctttactcaaaataatatCACGTCCctctttgatgacatcaaaacGATGAAGACGAAGGTTGGAACTTGTATAACTACTGATCCTATACATGGCCACATCATTGTAGGTACATATATTGGATCGCTATTCATATTTGATGAAGAATTTAAGTTCATTCGAGCTCTGAAGCTGCCAGAGGTTATAAAATGGTCAAGAGATATCCTTTATCATGAAGGCGTTTTGCTGATATGCGATTTAGAGAGTAGATGTGCATACGCTGTAACCATGGATACATCTAAAGCAGAGGCAGAGTTACTTTACAAGCTTCCGAAACCAGATATTGACGGAAAGACTTGGTATCCTTGCAGTATATGTGCAGATAGGGCAGGTTTTGTATACATCTTGTGGTCATTGGATGTCCAGTGTACTGGCCAAGGTATCATTACACAGTACAGTCAAGATGGTCAGCAGTTGTTGACAACCAAACGGACAGAAGATACAGCACGGTGTATGACAACATTGATGACAGAGGAGGGAGAAAAGCTACTTGTAGCTACAACACGGTCGGGGAAGATGCTTTGTTATGGTCTG ACACCAGAATAA
- the LOC139985134 gene encoding uncharacterized protein isoform X3 produces MPRFLSRYNFETKMACPSHWKDIEDKFFECSICLDLFKEPKLLPCLHRFCKQCLEPILEGKVGTFECPLCKDVCKITNNRIDGFKTDFHMKSMLQFIQLQKTFENREERECIGCEEKLKVTAYCFMCKEFLCVQCYQFHLTKKIFAKHQKHVLGLNDLERKSLTQEKLASLMEAPRCHTHTEHMAQLCCCTCGNLPVCVTCTYGKHKGHDLQDVANVSKEEREKLQKRLEELEKRKENVPSLTNKINKVNAELTSIVTDAKSKWKMQYEDQTRKLKNKKEKEKREFNRFKTVLEERSRKELKELETEMEEKIRIIREDYDRMIKIKLRESKEKEDTKQNELENRELRIDEIMNKLDAVMNERNKTIEEQQQRKLRETQNLSDLCNQWVNKFENLSTIASSVLESHNHWTDAQCIPDIRAASEPLVEDIMKDFPEMESLSDITMDDLPMLCIDRVNISDNVESVVDVDVMKGNEFCLTGITSTGSGYIVVSGRLSRVHSFITVINRQGCQIRHDKIDEVIGSSLYPNRYCAALSRDKIASVCTSNQVVVYNIHDGSFTQNNITSLFDDIKTMKTKVGTCITTDPIHGHIIVGTYIGSLFIFDEEFKFIRALKLPEVIKWSRDILYHEGVLLICDLESRCAYAVTMDTSKAEAELLYKLPKPDIDGKTWYPCSICADRAGFVYILWSLDVQCTGQGIITQYSQDGQQLLTTKRTEDTARCMTTLMTEEGEKLLVATTRSGKMLCYGLTPE; encoded by the exons atgcCCAGGTTCCTCTCTAG ATATAATTTCGAGACAAAAATGGCCTGCCCATCGCATTGGAAAGACATCGAAGATAAATTCTTtgaatgttcaatttgtttggatCTGTTTAAAGAACCGAAACTATTACCATGTCTGCATAGATTTTGTAAACAATGTCTGGAACCTATACTAGAAGGCAAAGTTGGTACATTTGAATGTCCTCTTTGTAAAGATGTCtgtaaaataacaaacaataggatagatggattcaagactgacttccatatgaaaagtatgctgcagtttattcagctacagaaaacatttgaaaacagagaagagagagaatgtATTGGCTGTGAAGAGAAGTTAAAGGTTACAGCGTACTGTTTTATGTGTAAAGAATTTCTTTGTGTCCAgtgttatcaatttcatttgacCAAGAAGATATTTGCCAAACATCAGAAACACGTATTAGGTCTGAATGATCTTGAGAGAAAAAGTCTCACACAAGAAAAACTTGCATCATTGATGGAAGCCCCTAGGTGCCATACTCACACAGAACACATGGCTCAGTTGTGTTGTTGTACTTGTGGAAATCTCCCTGTCTGTGTAACATGTACGTATGGaaaacacaaaggtcatgacctaCAAGACGTTGCGAATGTGtcgaaagaagaaagagagaagttGCAGAAGAGATTGGAAGAACTTGAAAAACGGAAAGAAAATGTACCCAGCTTAACTAATAAGATAAACAAGGTAAATGCAGAACTTACATCAATCGTTACAGATGCAaaatcaaaatggaaaatgCAGTACGAAGATCAGACCAGGAAGTTAAAgaataagaaagagaaagaaaagagagaattcAACAGATTCAAAACAGTTCTTGAAGAAAGGAGTAGAAAAGAATTGAAAgaattagaaacagaaatggaagAGAAAATTAGAATAATAAGAGAAGATTACGACAGgatgataaaaattaaacttagagaatcaaaagagaaagaggaTACGAAACAAAATGAACTAGAAAACAGAGAATTAAGGATTGACGAAATAATGAACAAACTTGATGCAGTAatgaatgagagaaataaaacaatagaagaaCAACAGCAACGCAAGCTTAGAGAAACACAAAACTTATCAGATCTTTGTAACCAATGGGTCaacaagtttgaaaatttgtctACTATAGCTTCGAGTGTCCTTGAATCGCATAACCACTGGACAGACGCACAGTGTATTCCTGATATAAGAGCTGCGAGCGAACCCCTAGTTGAGGATATAATGAAAGACTTTCCAGAAATGGAATCATTATCTGATATAACAATGGATGATTTACCAATGTTGTGTATTGATAGAGTAAATATATCGGATAATGTAGAatctgttgttgatgttgatgtgaTGAAAGGTAATGAGTTTTGTTTAACTGGTATAACAAGTACCGGATCTGGTTACATCGTCGTCTCTGGGAGATTATCACGTGTCCATTCATTTATCACTGTCATAAACAGACAAGGGTGTCAGATTCGCCATGACAAGATAGATGAAGTCATAGGGAGCTCTCTTTATCCCAATCGTTACTGTGCTGCTTTATCACGTGATAAGATAGCTTCGGTTTGTACATCCAATCAGgttgttgtttataatattcACGATGGGTcctttactcaaaataatatCACGTCCctctttgatgacatcaaaacGATGAAGACGAAGGTTGGAACTTGTATAACTACTGATCCTATACATGGCCACATCATTGTAGGTACATATATTGGATCGCTATTCATATTTGATGAAGAATTTAAGTTCATTCGAGCTCTGAAGCTGCCAGAGGTTATAAAATGGTCAAGAGATATCCTTTATCATGAAGGCGTTTTGCTGATATGCGATTTAGAGAGTAGATGTGCATACGCTGTAACCATGGATACATCTAAAGCAGAGGCAGAGTTACTTTACAAGCTTCCGAAACCAGATATTGACGGAAAGACTTGGTATCCTTGCAGTATATGTGCAGATAGGGCAGGTTTTGTATACATCTTGTGGTCATTGGATGTCCAGTGTACTGGCCAAGGTATCATTACACAGTACAGTCAAGATGGTCAGCAGTTGTTGACAACCAAACGGACAGAAGATACAGCACGGTGTATGACAACATTGATGACAGAGGAGGGAGAAAAGCTACTTGTAGCTACAACACGGTCGGGGAAGATGCTTTGTTATGGTCTG ACACCAGAATAA
- the LOC139985134 gene encoding uncharacterized protein isoform X1, whose protein sequence is MQSFGCLVFMPRFFPRYNFETKMACPSHWKDIEDKFFECSICLDLFKEPKLLPCLHRFCKQCLEPILEGKVGTFECPLCKDVCKITNNRIDGFKTDFHMKSMLQFIQLQKTFENREERECIGCEEKLKVTAYCFMCKEFLCVQCYQFHLTKKIFAKHQKHVLGLNDLERKSLTQEKLASLMEAPRCHTHTEHMAQLCCCTCGNLPVCVTCTYGKHKGHDLQDVANVSKEEREKLQKRLEELEKRKENVPSLTNKINKVNAELTSIVTDAKSKWKMQYEDQTRKLKNKKEKEKREFNRFKTVLEERSRKELKELETEMEEKIRIIREDYDRMIKIKLRESKEKEDTKQNELENRELRIDEIMNKLDAVMNERNKTIEEQQQRKLRETQNLSDLCNQWVNKFENLSTIASSVLESHNHWTDAQCIPDIRAASEPLVEDIMKDFPEMESLSDITMDDLPMLCIDRVNISDNVESVVDVDVMKGNEFCLTGITSTGSGYIVVSGRLSRVHSFITVINRQGCQIRHDKIDEVIGSSLYPNRYCAALSRDKIASVCTSNQVVVYNIHDGSFTQNNITSLFDDIKTMKTKVGTCITTDPIHGHIIVGTYIGSLFIFDEEFKFIRALKLPEVIKWSRDILYHEGVLLICDLESRCAYAVTMDTSKAEAELLYKLPKPDIDGKTWYPCSICADRAGFVYILWSLDVQCTGQGIITQYSQDGQQLLTTKRTEDTARCMTTLMTEEGEKLLVATTRSGKMLCYGLTPE, encoded by the exons ATGCAGTCAtttggttgtttggttttcatgcccaggttctttcctag ATATAATTTCGAGACAAAAATGGCCTGCCCATCGCATTGGAAAGACATCGAAGATAAATTCTTtgaatgttcaatttgtttggatCTGTTTAAAGAACCGAAACTATTACCATGTCTGCATAGATTTTGTAAACAATGTCTGGAACCTATACTAGAAGGCAAAGTTGGTACATTTGAATGTCCTCTTTGTAAAGATGTCtgtaaaataacaaacaataggatagatggattcaagactgacttccatatgaaaagtatgctgcagtttattcagctacagaaaacatttgaaaacagagaagagagagaatgtATTGGCTGTGAAGAGAAGTTAAAGGTTACAGCGTACTGTTTTATGTGTAAAGAATTTCTTTGTGTCCAgtgttatcaatttcatttgacCAAGAAGATATTTGCCAAACATCAGAAACACGTATTAGGTCTGAATGATCTTGAGAGAAAAAGTCTCACACAAGAAAAACTTGCATCATTGATGGAAGCCCCTAGGTGCCATACTCACACAGAACACATGGCTCAGTTGTGTTGTTGTACTTGTGGAAATCTCCCTGTCTGTGTAACATGTACGTATGGaaaacacaaaggtcatgacctaCAAGACGTTGCGAATGTGtcgaaagaagaaagagagaagttGCAGAAGAGATTGGAAGAACTTGAAAAACGGAAAGAAAATGTACCCAGCTTAACTAATAAGATAAACAAGGTAAATGCAGAACTTACATCAATCGTTACAGATGCAaaatcaaaatggaaaatgCAGTACGAAGATCAGACCAGGAAGTTAAAgaataagaaagagaaagaaaagagagaattcAACAGATTCAAAACAGTTCTTGAAGAAAGGAGTAGAAAAGAATTGAAAgaattagaaacagaaatggaagAGAAAATTAGAATAATAAGAGAAGATTACGACAGgatgataaaaattaaacttagagaatcaaaagagaaagaggaTACGAAACAAAATGAACTAGAAAACAGAGAATTAAGGATTGACGAAATAATGAACAAACTTGATGCAGTAatgaatgagagaaataaaacaatagaagaaCAACAGCAACGCAAGCTTAGAGAAACACAAAACTTATCAGATCTTTGTAACCAATGGGTCaacaagtttgaaaatttgtctACTATAGCTTCGAGTGTCCTTGAATCGCATAACCACTGGACAGACGCACAGTGTATTCCTGATATAAGAGCTGCGAGCGAACCCCTAGTTGAGGATATAATGAAAGACTTTCCAGAAATGGAATCATTATCTGATATAACAATGGATGATTTACCAATGTTGTGTATTGATAGAGTAAATATATCGGATAATGTAGAatctgttgttgatgttgatgtgaTGAAAGGTAATGAGTTTTGTTTAACTGGTATAACAAGTACCGGATCTGGTTACATCGTCGTCTCTGGGAGATTATCACGTGTCCATTCATTTATCACTGTCATAAACAGACAAGGGTGTCAGATTCGCCATGACAAGATAGATGAAGTCATAGGGAGCTCTCTTTATCCCAATCGTTACTGTGCTGCTTTATCACGTGATAAGATAGCTTCGGTTTGTACATCCAATCAGgttgttgtttataatattcACGATGGGTcctttactcaaaataatatCACGTCCctctttgatgacatcaaaacGATGAAGACGAAGGTTGGAACTTGTATAACTACTGATCCTATACATGGCCACATCATTGTAGGTACATATATTGGATCGCTATTCATATTTGATGAAGAATTTAAGTTCATTCGAGCTCTGAAGCTGCCAGAGGTTATAAAATGGTCAAGAGATATCCTTTATCATGAAGGCGTTTTGCTGATATGCGATTTAGAGAGTAGATGTGCATACGCTGTAACCATGGATACATCTAAAGCAGAGGCAGAGTTACTTTACAAGCTTCCGAAACCAGATATTGACGGAAAGACTTGGTATCCTTGCAGTATATGTGCAGATAGGGCAGGTTTTGTATACATCTTGTGGTCATTGGATGTCCAGTGTACTGGCCAAGGTATCATTACACAGTACAGTCAAGATGGTCAGCAGTTGTTGACAACCAAACGGACAGAAGATACAGCACGGTGTATGACAACATTGATGACAGAGGAGGGAGAAAAGCTACTTGTAGCTACAACACGGTCGGGGAAGATGCTTTGTTATGGTCTG ACACCAGAATAA
- the LOC139958711 gene encoding uncharacterized protein isoform X1 produces the protein MSSYVLQRMFPPLLNTLSDGERNQKNSFLVKETIFGSKFLCQETRLVLYGPNPSDNAALLFQCAVSFAMEGNTVLFITQEKLMSLPIAVEGSQKPDPRLMKQIIIKYFSNRSSLLVELTQIHSANPAPDIIILDNLDFYISNPKTNSIGQVTATLCAHLIDAATCLASKRAKTEPLSASLVPTCVLASISTSASGSFIPSMDVYKKFFPFTFTLTDLEDANNLKQLQCWIVDEELPQYVITVEVTDTIRIKDVMKGSELDADWSQAYDSVT, from the exons ATGTCTTCCTATGTTTTACAGCGAATGTTTCCTCCGTTACTTAATACATTGTCTGATGGTGAACGTAACCAGAAAAATAGTTTTTTGGTGAAAGAAACAATATTTGGATCAAAATTCCTATGTCAAGAGACCAGACTGGTGCTATATGGGCCAAATCCAAG tGATAATGCAGCCTTGCTATTCCAGTGTGCTGTTTCTTTTGCCATGGAAGGCAATACAGTGTTGTTTATTACGCAAGAGAAATTGATGTCCTTACCGATTGCTGTCGAGGGATCCCAGAAACCAGACCCTAGACTTATGAAACAGATTATTATCAA ATACTTTTCCAACCGTTCTTCTCTCCTTGTGGAACTGACACAGATACATTCAGCTAATCCAGCACCAGATATTATCATTTTGGATAACCTGGACTTTTACATATCTAATCCTAAG ACTAACAGCATTGGCCAAGTGACAGCAACACTCTGTGCCCATTTAATTGATGCAGCCACTTGCCTTGCCAGCAAAAG AGCCAAGACTGAGCCACTGAGTGCATCATTAGTACCTACCTGCGTACTCGCATCAATCTCTACGTCAGCCAGTGGTTCTTTCATTCCGTCAATGGACGTTTACAAGAAGTTCTTCCCTTTTACTTTTACTCTAACAG ACCTAGAGGATGCTAACAACCTGAAGCAGCTTCAGTGCTGGATTGTAGATGAAGAATTACCACAATATGTAATCACTGTGGAGGTAACGGATACCATCAGAATTAAGGATGTTATGAAAGGATCAGAGCTGGATGCTGATTGGTCACAAGCATATGATTCAGTCACATGA